GCCGACACCTCCAAATTTCTAAGCCAGCCTTTGGTTACTGATTTATTCTCGGCCGATCCATCCGCGCATGTATTTGAAGGAAAGATTTACATCTACCCTTCGCATGACATCGATGCGGGAACTCCCGAGAATGATAACGGAGATCATTTTGATATGCGTGATTATCATGTGTATTCTATGGATAGCATTGGCGGGAAAGTTACAGATCATGGCGTGGTATTGAAAAAAGAGGATATCCCATGGGCAGGCCGTCAGCTTTGGGCTCCCGACGCTGCTTTCAAAAACGGAAAATACTATTTATACTTCCCCATGAAGGACAAGGAAGATATCTTTAGAATTGGTGTCGCCACTTCTGATAAACCATATGGCCCTTTCAAACCAGAAGCTAAACCTATAGCGGGCAGCTACAGTATGGATCCGGCAGTATTTACCGACACCGATGGTACTTCGTATATGTATTTTGGCGGAATCTGGGGCGGACAATTACAAAAATGGGAGAATGGCAAGTTTAATAAAAATGGTTCTATGACCGATTCCCAAAAAGAAGAAGAACCTGCTTTGAGACCTCGTATTGCAAAAATGAGTGCTGATATGCTAAGTTTTGCAGAACCGGTTAAAGAGATCAAAATCCTGGATAAAGAAGGAAAAGAACTGCTAACAAAAGATCATGACAGACGTTTCTTCGAAGCTGCCTGGATGCACAAATACAACGGTAAATATTATTTATCTTACTCTACAGGAGATACACATTTTATCTGCTATGCCATTGGTGATAATCCTTATGGTCCATTCACTTACCAAGGAGTAATTTTAGAGCCTGTACAGGGATGGACAAATCACCATTCTATTATAGAGTTTAATGGAAAGTGGTGGCTATTCTATCATGATACTCAGATTTCAGGAAAAACACATTTGAGAAATATCAAAGTTGCTGAACTGAAGTATAATCCGGATGGAACTATTCAGACCATCAATCCGATGAGGAAGTAAGATTTCGCAATTTTTTAACCATAAAGACGCAAAGTGCTCAAAAATTTTCTGAGGCTTTGCGTTTTTTTCACGGCAATCTCTTATCTTTTTTATTACATTAGTATTACACTAAAAACTGTTTAAAATGGGATATAAGAAAATTACAACGATATCTGCCGTTTTATGTTTTGTCGCCTTACTGAGTGCATTTGCTCCCCAACAAGAGGACCAGAAAGCTAAAAACCTAAAGGTACTGCCGAAAAATATTAGTCACGACGAGCTTAAGAAGGTAATGGACGATTTTAAAGTTGCCTTAGGAGTAAAATGTAATTTCTGCCATGCAGCACGAACAGATGACCCTAGCAAACTGGACTTTGCCAGTGATGAGAATAAACACAAAGAAATTGCCAGAAAAATGATGCGTATGACGGCAAAGATTAACAAAAGTTACTTTAACAAAAAGCAGGAAGATGGGTCTTTAAAAGCCATATCATGTGCTACTTGCCATAACGGATTAAAACATCCCAAGATGATTTAACTTTAGGCATAGAATATTCATTAAACGGGGCCTGTAGACGGATTCGTTCTTTTTAAAAAAATCTCTGGAACGTTTAGGTTTCAATTTGATAGTATCAAAAGATACTATCAAATTGAACCTCCATATTAGGTATTTAAAATACTTCCCCTTATTTCATTTATTTCTCAAAAATACCTGGGCTGGTTCGATATGTTTCGTTCGAACTATAAATGAAACGGATTTAAACCTGCCTTATAACGAAATTCGGATACGCTTTTAACTTTGCGTTCTTTGTCCCCTTTGCGGTCACTCTCTTCCACAAGCTTAAGGTACCTGAAAAGCCGATGCCGGCAAACCTTCCTTATTGTATAAATTTGCTTTAATCGGGTTATGGCTCCAACCGTATCTTAAACGCTTTGGATTTTTTACATCATCATTCCACACGATCACCTTATTTCCTTCTATTTTAGCTTTTGCCCATTTAAATTCTCCAGATGCATCTGCAACAGCAAAGTGCTTTAATTCCTCTTTATTTCTACTCACTAAACCAGAGCCGACATGATGGAAAGTCAAGATAAACTCACCGGCTTTTATTTCGTAAGATTTCAGGGTTGGACCTGAGTAGACTACTTTTTTATCTCCATAAGCAAGGTATTCAGCTGCCAGTGCCAATCTGTCGCCAACAGTTTTTTTATTTAAAGGGTGAATATCGTTCCACTCTCCAATATCTGTAATAACAGCCATTGCTGTATTCGGAATACTCAAAGTTTTCCTTTGAACCTCTCTTAACTCGGCCCAATTACTTTCTTGGGGAGCGCTACTTTCTTCCATAAAATTCGCCAATTGCACATATAAAAATGGCAGTTGAGGTTTACTAAAATATACTCTCCAGTCTTTAATCAGATCGGCAAAAAGACTTTCATATTCCTTAGGATTTTTAGTATTCGATTCTCCCTGATACCAGATAACACCTTTAGTCGAAAAATTCTTTAAGGGTGCAACCAGAGCATTAAATAAACTGGCAGGCTGATAATGGAAAGTCACCTGGTTAGATGGCATCGGTGTAGATGAATAACCAACTTTGTAAAACCAATCGCCTTTAAGAGAAATAGTATCTTGTCCCAATGTCATTCCATAAAACTTATCAGGAACGAATCCTCCATTACGGTTATTGGCTACTAACCTTACGGTAATGATATTTTTTCCTTCTTTCAATGTATTCTCGGGAATATTATATCGTCTTGGGGGATATTGATATCCGGTAGTACCAACTTTAACACCATTTATGTAAGCTTCGTCACGATCTACCAAAGCTCCTAAAATCAACATACTCGGTTTACCTAATTGAGTTTTCGACAGGTTGACCTCTTTTTTAAACCAAATAACGCCACTGTTTCTTAAATTACCAGCAACATTCATATGCGTTTCCTGCTTATTTTCTATAAACGGATTTGATTTCCAAAGTCCCGGAACACTCATTTTCTCCCAATTCCCAAAATCAAGATTGTTATTCAACCAATTTTCTTTTAACCCTAAATCCTCCCTATCAATATTATTATTCCATGAATCAATCTTTTCTTTATCGGCTTTTAAAATACTGTCTACAATTCCTTTTTGCTTATATTTCATTAAAAGCTTGTAGTAATCAGGGTATTTTTTAATTGTCCCCTCTGGCAACCACGCTTCTGCAGGAGAGCCGCCGACCGCAATCCTGATCAATCCGATTGGTACATGATATTTTTCATACAATGCTTTTGCGAAAAAATAGCCAACAGCAGTAAATGCCCCTACATTTTCAGGAGAAGCCATTTTCCATCCTCCTGTTGCAAAATCTTTTTTCAGGTCATTAAATTCATAGGTGGTATTTACCGCGAAATGTCTTATTTTATCATTTTTACTATTTTCCACCAGACCCGGATATTTTACTTTCACCCGATCTACAGGCAATTCCATATTCGACTGTCCCGAACATATCCAAACGTCTCCAATTAATATATTTTGAATCTCCAGTTGGTTCTTGCCTATAATCTGCATCGAATATGGTCCGCCAACTTTCATGGCTGGCAATTCGATCATCCAATTCCCGCCGCCATCCGCCTGAGTACGATAAACCTTATTTTGAAACTTTACGCTTACATTTTCAGCCTGATCAGCCCATCCCCAAATCTTTACTTTTTGATCTCTTTGCAAAACCATTCCATCACTTACCAACCGTGGTAATTTAACATCAGCATAAGCGAAAAATACGTTAAGTGACAGAATAATAGATAACAGTTGTTTTTTCATTTTCTATGGTTTATAAATCGTCTTTCCCTGTATAGTCCAGATATTTAAAATGTGCTTCGTTGGAAGATGGCTGTCCATTGGAACTAGCATACAAACCAATAATACACCCTACAAATCCACCTGCTATTTTAGTACTCAGATATCTGCCATCGACTTTATCTTTTACCAGCTTCCATTCTCCATTATTTTCGGCAAAGTAGAAAGCGTAATCAGCCCCATTGGCTACAACTTTCAATTGTACCTTACCCGACTTTTTAACCTGTTTCTGAATGACGAGATCCATAAATTGGTTTTCTGAACTTGCCCGATACAATTGCACCACATCATATTTCTCGAATTTGGATCTGCACAAATAATAAAAGTGTTTTTCATTTTGGAAAATTACAATTCCTGCAGTTTCATTTCCATTTTTAGGCGTAAACTCAACTTCAGTACTCGCCTCAGCTTTCAAATGCTGTAATCTTCGGCCTATAAACGAGGGATTTCCGGTTCCCAGAATGGTTTCAGGCCGTAGTTTCAGCGTCAGACCTTTTTGTTTGGAAAGAGAATACCACGAATTGTCTTTCGTTCTCATGAACAGTAACGAATTGGCGATCGTATCTTTAAAAGTATAACGTTGCTGAAAATTTCCGTTTAAAGGAAAGGGAGCCTTTTCGGCTTGCTCTTTCCAATTAAAGGTATATTCGTACTGCACTTCCTCATGATCCGGATTAATAACGGGCCAGCCATCATCCGTCCATTTTACAGGTGCTATAAAAGTCTCTCGGCCTGTATTATAATAATCGCCAGAATAAGGTCTTACAGCTAAAAACACTGCATAAGTATTTCCATCCGGGCCTTCAACCAAATCCGCATGGCCTGTCGACGTAATCGGGTTAGATCTGTTTGGATTTAAGTTTCTTTGTGTTAAAATTGGATTTTTATCCCAGGGAATAAACGGACCTTTAACATCCTTACTTCTAAAAATCACTTGAGAATGGTTGATTGAAGTTCCTCCTTCCGCAGCACACAGATAATAAAAGTCCCCTCTTTTGTATAAATGCGGCCCCTCTATCCAAACTGGTTTCTTAGCAAGGTCCACTCCACCATTTATCAAAATAGTTTCTTGCCCGCTAACTTTCAGATTTTGATAGTCAAACTCGTACATTCTGATGGTTCTGTGTCCATCATACAAAGGTTTGAAATCCGGAGCATCACTATTATAAATGATATAAGCTTTATCTCCATCAAAAAAAATAGACGGGTCAATTCCCTTTACTTCGGGTAATTTTACTGGATTTGACCACGGACCAGCCGGATTAGTAGCCGTCACTACAAAATTTCCATCATTGTCGATATCTGTACAAACCACATAAAAAATGCCTTTATGGTAGCTAATCGCCGGAGCAAACAATCCTCTGGATATCCGTTCACCCATAAAATCCATTTGTTCCGGTCTGTCGATAACATTTCCTATCTGCTTCCAATTTTTTAAATCTTTACTGTGAAAAACAGGAATTCCAGGAAAATAGGTAAAAGTGGAGTTAATTAAATAATAATCGTCCCCTACTTTTTCTATACTCGGATCTGGATAAAAACCTTTTAATATCGGGTTTTTAATGGTGATTTTGTCCTGGGCTACCGCTTGAATTGCCAAAAACAAACCTAATAATAAAGATAGTTTCTTCATGCTTGCAACTGGGTTTACAGCCATGAAGTTAATAAATAATCTTGAATATGCAATCGGTTGCATTTATTTTTGAAAAAACATTTTTGTATTATTACTTGCAAATAAACCCGAAATGAACCTTAAATCGTTTTTTACAATCTTGTTCGCACAAATCGCTTTTTTTATTTCAGCCACCTTGGCCCAGGATAAACAATTAAAACTATGGTATAACAAGCCTGCACTGGATTGGAATGAGGCTTTGCCAGTAGGAAATGGTTCACTGGGTGCTATGATTTTTGGAAATACATTTAACGAGGTATTACAACTTAATGAATCGTCAGTTTGGGCGGGAAAAGATGAAGACTTTGTAAATCCCAGGGCAAAAGCCTCCTTAAAGAAAGTAAGGAATCTCTTATTTCAGGAAAAATATACAGAAGCACAGGATCTGGCTGATAGCTCGCTTATGGGCGATAAGAAAATATGGAGCTCTTATCAGGAATTAGGAAATTTGAGGCTGGATTTTAAAAAATCAAACCGATCTGTCTCTAATTATAACCGGGAACTGAATATTGAAAATGCTATTGCAACAACTACGTTTAATGTTGACGGTACCCTTTTTGAAAGAGAAGTATTTTCAAGTGCCGTTGCCAACACCGTCTTTATTAAATTATCTTCTAATAAAACTAAACAAATCAGCCTGACTATTGGAATGGACAGAGCCGGAAATCTGGCAAAAATATCAGCTAGTGATCATCAAATCTACTTAACGGAACATGTAAATAATGGCGTTGGCGTAATCTTACATTCCATTGCAAACATCGCAAATAAAGGAGGGAGGCTAAGTGTAAGTAATAACAAAATTATAGTAGAAAATGCGGACGAGGTTGTTATAACTTTAGCAGCGGCTACAAACTTCAATCATACGAATCCTTTAGAAACGGTTAAATCAAGAATCTCTGAATCCTTAGCAAAAGCTTATCAGCAACATAAAGAGGAACATATTAAAGATTATCAGCAATATTTCAACCGTGTAAAACTGAATTTAGGCAACAACAATTCTTCACTATTCCCTACCGATGCCAGACTAAGTGCGCTAAAAAACGGGAACTTTGATCCTTCGCTGATTACTCTTTTTTACCAATACGGCAGGTATCTATTAATATCAAGTTCGCGACCAGGTGGATTACCGGCAAATTTACAGGGAATCTGGGCTGAAGGATTACAGGTTCCATGGAATGGCGATTATCATATTAACATTAATGCACAGATGAATTATTGGCTGGCAGAAAACACCAATCTTTCTGAGATGCATATGCCTTTCCTGGATTATCTAACCAATCTTGGCAAAGATGGAAAGAAAACAGCCAAAGATATGTATGGTTTATCCGGAGAAGTCGCCCATTTTGCCAGCGATATTTTCTATTATACAGAACCCTGGGGAAAGCCAAAATGGGCGATGTGGCCAACGGGTTTAGCCTGGTGTTCTCAACATGCCTGGGAGCATTATTTGTACACACAGGATAAAGCTTTTTTAGAGAAACAGGGATACGAGATCTTAAAACAATCATCTATTTTCTTTCTGGACTGGCTGGTTAAAAATCCTAAAACGGGATTGCTAGTTTCTGGTCCTTCTATTTCTCCTGAAAACACATTTAAAACTCCAGACGGCAAAATTGCTACAGTGATTATGGGTCCCGCTATGGATCATATGATTATCAGAGAATTATTTGGTAATACGATTTCCGCAGCCCAAATACTCGGGAAGGATAAAAAGCTCGTAACGAAATTACAAAAAGCCTTAAAGCAATTGACTCCAACGCAAATTGGATCTGACGGCAGAATTTTAGAATGGTCCGAAGAGCTCCCTGAAGCAGAACCTGGGCATCGTCACATTTCACATCTTTTCGGTTTATATCCGGGAAGAGAGATAACAGACAAAAACCCCGAAACTTTTAATGCTGCAAAAAAAACGATAGACTATAGGTTGAGCCATGGCGGTGGTCATACTGGTTGGAGCAGAGCCTGGATTATCAACTTCTTTGCCCGACTTCATGATGGAGAAAAAGCTTATGAAAATCTGGAGCTTTTATTAAAAAAATCTACATTATATAACCTGTTCGACAATCATCCCCCCTTTCAGATAGATGGGAACTTTGGAGCGACAGCGGGAATAACAGAAATGCTGATGCAAAGTCATACCAATCAAATTAATTTACTCCCTGCGCTGCCTTCTGTATGGAAAGACGGCGAAATATGTGGGATTGTTGCTCGTGGCGGTTTCGAATTAGATATTGTTTGGGGGAACAACGAACTAAAAGAAGTTGTAGTTACTTCCAAAACAGGAAATACATTAAATTTGGAATATAAGGGAAAGGTACATCAAACTGCTACATCAAAAGGAAACACCTATCGCTTTAATAAGAATTTAGAGCTTCTATAGTTTGCTTTATATTATTTGAGTTTGGACAAGAACATAGAACATATTTGTTCTTCTGAGCCTCATCAACAAGTTCGCATATTGTAACCAACTTACCATGCTGAACTTGAATCAACATCTCTTAGATAGTGAGTGAGATGAATAATTATGCTTTCTATCTGAAAGTAAATAGTAAAAATCAGGTGTTTATGTATAAACAGTACAAAAATGAGCGGCTGTATCCCTACAGCCGCCTCAACCAATTATAATAACCCATTACCTATGTGGCCAAATTGTAAAAGAGCAGAGTAATTATCTCAGCACTTGCAAAAGACATGTGATGTTTTTTTTGAAAAAATAAGACTCTTATTAAAAATTAATATACTTTATAATTGATTTCGTTTTTTACTGGATAAAGAGCCTTCAAATCTGTTAAATATGCAGTCATTCTATATTTGAGTTTTTCATTTCGTATCTCCTTTATTAAGACTTCTTTCATTTCATTCATATTCTTAACTCTCTGACCAGATTCCGACTCCTTTACCACTACGACATATTGCCCATTGTGAAAGAACGGCCTTAGCACACTTCCATTGTTAATAGAAAAAATCATATTTTTAACAGTATCAGGAAAAAGAGTACTTTGATTATTTAATTGTTTCCGTTCTACATTTTTAATACCCAGTAGTTTATTTATTTCTCGTCCATCTTTTTTTAGATTTATCATGCCTGTTATAGCATTACTAAGGTTATCAAAATAGTAAATACTGACATTCACTTCTGTGGCCTGAATAAATCCTGCTTTACCTAAATCATATTTTTCCTTCAATTCTTTGTCAGAAATATTAATCCCTTCTCTCATTTGTCTTTCATATAGACTATAAATGATATTCTTTTTATAATTTTCTTTATCAAGTAAAAATCTACGTTCCCGCGTTAATCCATATTCCTTCGCTTTCTGATAAGCATAAACATCATAAACCATAGCCTGTAAATAGTAGTGAATATCAGCTTCTTGTTCTATTGCTCTTTTCAGCGGGAGATAATTGTAATAGTCAATAAATTGATTTACGGAAATAGTTTTTGTCTGCTTGTCGAAATTATAAGAGATGAGATTTAATTGTAGATAATCTGAAAATGTTTTTTTATCAAACTCATGCATTCCCCAATAGTTTGCCATATATTTTATTAATCGAGACAGCGCTTCGTTATTTATAAATGCCTGTGATTTTTGCTCGATTTCTTTTTGATATTTTGCTCTTGCTTTTACTTGCTCTTCACGTACCAAGAAATTAATGATCTCACTTTTAATACTATTCATATCCGATTCAGATCTGATAGCAATGTCTTTTACATGAACAAGATAATAGCGGGTATTGGAAGATTCAAAAAAAATGATCTCATTCGATTTCAAAGCCGAAGCTATTTCTATTTTATTGTCAAACAGTGCAAAAGGCCATTTAAGGGTATCGACTTTAAATTCGGCAACTTTGACTTCAGAATTCTTGGTGACTGCATTATCGAATTCTGAACGATTTCTTACAA
This genomic interval from Pseudopedobacter saltans DSM 12145 contains the following:
- a CDS encoding glycoside hydrolase family 43 protein is translated as MKKKLRFPYALAFLALAGISCQNNNKKTGQQTAQETADTSKFLSQPLVTDLFSADPSAHVFEGKIYIYPSHDIDAGTPENDNGDHFDMRDYHVYSMDSIGGKVTDHGVVLKKEDIPWAGRQLWAPDAAFKNGKYYLYFPMKDKEDIFRIGVATSDKPYGPFKPEAKPIAGSYSMDPAVFTDTDGTSYMYFGGIWGGQLQKWENGKFNKNGSMTDSQKEEEPALRPRIAKMSADMLSFAEPVKEIKILDKEGKELLTKDHDRRFFEAAWMHKYNGKYYLSYSTGDTHFICYAIGDNPYGPFTYQGVILEPVQGWTNHHSIIEFNGKWWLFYHDTQISGKTHLRNIKVAELKYNPDGTIQTINPMRK
- a CDS encoding c-type cytochrome, whose translation is MGYKKITTISAVLCFVALLSAFAPQQEDQKAKNLKVLPKNISHDELKKVMDDFKVALGVKCNFCHAARTDDPSKLDFASDENKHKEIARKMMRMTAKINKSYFNKKQEDGSLKAISCATCHNGLKHPKMI
- a CDS encoding sialate O-acetylesterase, with product MKKQLLSIILSLNVFFAYADVKLPRLVSDGMVLQRDQKVKIWGWADQAENVSVKFQNKVYRTQADGGGNWMIELPAMKVGGPYSMQIIGKNQLEIQNILIGDVWICSGQSNMELPVDRVKVKYPGLVENSKNDKIRHFAVNTTYEFNDLKKDFATGGWKMASPENVGAFTAVGYFFAKALYEKYHVPIGLIRIAVGGSPAEAWLPEGTIKKYPDYYKLLMKYKQKGIVDSILKADKEKIDSWNNNIDREDLGLKENWLNNNLDFGNWEKMSVPGLWKSNPFIENKQETHMNVAGNLRNSGVIWFKKEVNLSKTQLGKPSMLILGALVDRDEAYINGVKVGTTGYQYPPRRYNIPENTLKEGKNIITVRLVANNRNGGFVPDKFYGMTLGQDTISLKGDWFYKVGYSSTPMPSNQVTFHYQPASLFNALVAPLKNFSTKGVIWYQGESNTKNPKEYESLFADLIKDWRVYFSKPQLPFLYVQLANFMEESSAPQESNWAELREVQRKTLSIPNTAMAVITDIGEWNDIHPLNKKTVGDRLALAAEYLAYGDKKVVYSGPTLKSYEIKAGEFILTFHHVGSGLVSRNKEELKHFAVADASGEFKWAKAKIEGNKVIVWNDDVKNPKRLRYGWSHNPIKANLYNKEGLPASAFQVP
- a CDS encoding glycoside hydrolase family 43 protein — protein: MKKLSLLLGLFLAIQAVAQDKITIKNPILKGFYPDPSIEKVGDDYYLINSTFTYFPGIPVFHSKDLKNWKQIGNVIDRPEQMDFMGERISRGLFAPAISYHKGIFYVVCTDIDNDGNFVVTATNPAGPWSNPVKLPEVKGIDPSIFFDGDKAYIIYNSDAPDFKPLYDGHRTIRMYEFDYQNLKVSGQETILINGGVDLAKKPVWIEGPHLYKRGDFYYLCAAEGGTSINHSQVIFRSKDVKGPFIPWDKNPILTQRNLNPNRSNPITSTGHADLVEGPDGNTYAVFLAVRPYSGDYYNTGRETFIAPVKWTDDGWPVINPDHEEVQYEYTFNWKEQAEKAPFPLNGNFQQRYTFKDTIANSLLFMRTKDNSWYSLSKQKGLTLKLRPETILGTGNPSFIGRRLQHLKAEASTEVEFTPKNGNETAGIVIFQNEKHFYYLCRSKFEKYDVVQLYRASSENQFMDLVIQKQVKKSGKVQLKVVANGADYAFYFAENNGEWKLVKDKVDGRYLSTKIAGGFVGCIIGLYASSNGQPSSNEAHFKYLDYTGKDDL
- a CDS encoding glycoside hydrolase family 95 protein — protein: MNLKSFFTILFAQIAFFISATLAQDKQLKLWYNKPALDWNEALPVGNGSLGAMIFGNTFNEVLQLNESSVWAGKDEDFVNPRAKASLKKVRNLLFQEKYTEAQDLADSSLMGDKKIWSSYQELGNLRLDFKKSNRSVSNYNRELNIENAIATTTFNVDGTLFEREVFSSAVANTVFIKLSSNKTKQISLTIGMDRAGNLAKISASDHQIYLTEHVNNGVGVILHSIANIANKGGRLSVSNNKIIVENADEVVITLAAATNFNHTNPLETVKSRISESLAKAYQQHKEEHIKDYQQYFNRVKLNLGNNNSSLFPTDARLSALKNGNFDPSLITLFYQYGRYLLISSSRPGGLPANLQGIWAEGLQVPWNGDYHININAQMNYWLAENTNLSEMHMPFLDYLTNLGKDGKKTAKDMYGLSGEVAHFASDIFYYTEPWGKPKWAMWPTGLAWCSQHAWEHYLYTQDKAFLEKQGYEILKQSSIFFLDWLVKNPKTGLLVSGPSISPENTFKTPDGKIATVIMGPAMDHMIIRELFGNTISAAQILGKDKKLVTKLQKALKQLTPTQIGSDGRILEWSEELPEAEPGHRHISHLFGLYPGREITDKNPETFNAAKKTIDYRLSHGGGHTGWSRAWIINFFARLHDGEKAYENLELLLKKSTLYNLFDNHPPFQIDGNFGATAGITEMLMQSHTNQINLLPALPSVWKDGEICGIVARGGFELDIVWGNNELKEVVVTSKTGNTLNLEYKGKVHQTATSKGNTYRFNKNLELL